A single genomic interval of Hydractinia symbiolongicarpus strain clone_291-10 chromosome 8, HSymV2.1, whole genome shotgun sequence harbors:
- the LOC130655323 gene encoding prestin-like isoform X2, which produces MKLDLIRQSVRRSGKRHVRIERPVYTEEEVSRLYGQNIEDESLIKQLSTRIKQNCTCADILQRFLSFFPVISWLPKYQRHYLLRDISAGITLGIMQIPQGMAYGMLTTLPPIYGLYASLIPVLVYFLMGSSKHLSIGTFAIISLMVGEVVQKNMNVNFPSRSNGTTDSQYDQLLVESRIEYAVTVSFLVGAIQFVLGFFRVGFITIFLSDPLISGFTTGAAFHVFSSQVKHFVGIRIPRDKTSGYFSLFKLYGYIFSHIKETNIGALTIGVVATIILFVVKYFTQKYKEKIKFPIPAELIVVILGTGLSYGFKFKETYSIPILENVPKGLPPLSSPKFSYMQDMIIDCVSIAVVSYAISVSVAKSFAKKNNYKVDANQELYAYGAVNMVGSFLSCFVASASLSRSLIQENLGSTQLAGIFASALIVLTLTVLAPLFVYLPRAILAAIVLVALKGLFKQFSRLKVLWKASVIDMGIWIVSFIAVIIFGVDVGLATGLFANLLVSVVRNSRPSTTLMGQVKGTEIYMDKFQNSLYETPGVKIFQFHAPLFFANVEFFQEKLYESTVNPSTCIQMAVPSCFQAPTARSDPDSSSDKFFMENNSYAPPLKQRSFSQCTEKRNVPFIQRSGSFDSPNNLSTKVVYQDESCRLFCPTHTIILECSQICYADTMGVAMISTVCSEFKKVDVNVYLANCPAKLLISLEASGFTSTHGSQHIFVSTHDAVQFSLSKEHLKGICEPLLKNVNNDASYNLIVRDDSSCSSAQATKEDDAESFNQSTSEKEVV; this is translated from the exons ATGAAACTTGACTTAATTCGACAATCAGTTCGTCGCTCTGGCAAAAGACATGTGCGCATCGAAAGGCCAGTTTACACGGAGGAAGAAGTATCGCGTTTATACGGACAAAACATTGAGGATGAATCGCTTATCAAACAGTTATCAACAAGGATCAAACAAAACTGCACATGTGCAGATATTTTGCAACGTTTTCTCTCCTTCTTTCCTGTTATATCATGGCTGCCAAAGTATCAAAGACATTATCTCCTGCGGGACATATCTGCGGGGATAACGCTGGGTATAATGCAGATACCTCAAG GTATGGCGTACGGTATGTTAACAACTCTTCCGCCAATCTATGGATTGTATGCATCGCTTATCCCTGTGCTCGTTTACTTTTTAATGGGCTCTTCAAAACACCTTAGCATTG GAACATTCGCCATTATATCGCTAATGGTTGGCGAGGTCgtgcaaaaaaatatgaatgtTAACTTTCCATCACGTTCAAATGGGACAACAGACTCGCAGTATGATCAACTGCTGGTAGAAAGTCGAATCGAATACGCTGTCACCGTCTCTTTTCTTGTTGGTGCGATCCAG tTCGTCCTTGGATTTTTTCGTGTCGGTTTTATCACAATCTTTCTCTCCGACCCTCTCATCAGCGGATTCACGACAGGAGCCGCTTTTCACGTTTTTAGCAGTCAAGTGAAACACTTCGTTGGTATAAGAATACCACGGGATAAAACAAGTGGTTACTTTAGCTTGTTCAAG ttgtaTGGATACATCTTCAGTCACATCAAGGAGACAAACATTGGTGCATTGACCATTGGCGTAGTAGCTACAATAATTTTATTCGTTGTGAAATATTTTACGCAAAAGTATAAGGAGAAAATAAAGTTTCCAATACCAGCCGAACTTATAGTA GTCATTTTAGGGACTGGATTGTCGTACGGATTCAAATTCAAAGAAACATATTCAATCCCTATTTTAGAAAATGTTCCAAAAGG ACTGCCACCTCTTTCTTCACCAAAGTTTTCCTACATGCAAGACATGATCATTGATTGCGTCAGCATCGCGGTTGTTTCATATGCTATCAGTGTGTCTGTAGCCAAATCCTTTGCGAAGAAAAACAACTATAAAGTTGATGCAAATCAG GAGTTATACGCATACGGTGCAGTAAATATGGTTGGAAGTTTTCTTTCATGCTTCGTTGCGTCAGCATCATTGTCTCGCTCACTCATACAAGAAAATTTGGGTAGCACACAG ctTGCTGGAATTTTTGCAAGTGCTCTGATTGTCCTTACACTAACTGTGCTAGCTCCACTGTTTGTGTATTTGCCCAGG GCAATTCTGGCTGCTATTGTTTTGGTTGCTTTAAAAGGACTATTCAAGCAATTTTCAAGGTTGAAGGTATTATGGAAGGCTTCTGTGATTGACATG GGTATTTGGATTGTGAGTTTTATAGCAGTTATTATATTTGGAGTTGATGTCGGTCTTGCGACTGGGTTGTTTGCCAATCTGCTGGTGTCTGTTGTGAGAAACTCCAG ACCATCAACAACATTAATGGGGCAAGTGAAAGGAACAGAAATTTATATGGATAAATTTCAAAACTCT ttatatGAAACCCCGGGTGTTAAAATTTTCCAATTTCACGCACCTCTGTTCTTTGCAAATGTGGAATTCTTTCAAGAAAAACTGTATGAGTCTACCGTTAATCCAAGTACTTGCATCCAAATGGCAGTACCAAGTTGTTTTCAAGCACCCACAGCGAGGAGTGATCCCGATAGCTCCAGTGATAAGTTCTTTATGGAGAATAATTCCTACGCCCCACCCTTAAAACAGAGAAGCTTTTCACAG TGTACTGAGAAGCGTAACGTACCTTTTATCCAAAGAAGTGGCTCGTTCGATTCTCCAAATAATCTTTCTACGAAAGTAGTTTATCAAGACGAATCGTGCCGACTTTTTTGTCCCACGCATACTATTATACTTGAATGTTCACAAATATGTTACGCCGACACGATGGGCGTGGCTATGATATCAACA GTTTGTAGcgaatttaaaaaagttgacGTAAATGTTTATTTAGCAAATTGTCCAG CGAAACTGCTAATCTCACTTGAGGCCAGTGGTTTTACAAGTACACATGGTTCCCAACATATCTTTGTGTCTACCCATGATGCAGTGCAGTTTTCTCTTTCAAAAGAACAC TTAAAAGGGATTTGTGAACCTCTGTTGAAGAATGTAAACAATGACGCGTCATATAATCTGATCGTTAGGGACGACAGCAGTTGCTCTTCTGCGCAG gCAACCAAAGAAGACGATGCTGAAAGTTTCAACCAATCAACGTCTGAGAAAGAAGTTGTGTAA
- the LOC130655323 gene encoding prestin-like isoform X1: MELDNEGFKAEEIAVITKDEPAMKLDLIRQSVRRSGKRHVRIERPVYTEEEVSRLYGQNIEDESLIKQLSTRIKQNCTCADILQRFLSFFPVISWLPKYQRHYLLRDISAGITLGIMQIPQGMAYGMLTTLPPIYGLYASLIPVLVYFLMGSSKHLSIGTFAIISLMVGEVVQKNMNVNFPSRSNGTTDSQYDQLLVESRIEYAVTVSFLVGAIQFVLGFFRVGFITIFLSDPLISGFTTGAAFHVFSSQVKHFVGIRIPRDKTSGYFSLFKLYGYIFSHIKETNIGALTIGVVATIILFVVKYFTQKYKEKIKFPIPAELIVVILGTGLSYGFKFKETYSIPILENVPKGLPPLSSPKFSYMQDMIIDCVSIAVVSYAISVSVAKSFAKKNNYKVDANQELYAYGAVNMVGSFLSCFVASASLSRSLIQENLGSTQLAGIFASALIVLTLTVLAPLFVYLPRAILAAIVLVALKGLFKQFSRLKVLWKASVIDMGIWIVSFIAVIIFGVDVGLATGLFANLLVSVVRNSRPSTTLMGQVKGTEIYMDKFQNSLYETPGVKIFQFHAPLFFANVEFFQEKLYESTVNPSTCIQMAVPSCFQAPTARSDPDSSSDKFFMENNSYAPPLKQRSFSQCTEKRNVPFIQRSGSFDSPNNLSTKVVYQDESCRLFCPTHTIILECSQICYADTMGVAMISTVCSEFKKVDVNVYLANCPAKLLISLEASGFTSTHGSQHIFVSTHDAVQFSLSKEHLKGICEPLLKNVNNDASYNLIVRDDSSCSSAQATKEDDAESFNQSTSEKEVV, from the exons ATGGAACTTGATAACGAAGGATTCAAAGCAGAAGAAATAGCAGTG attaCAAAAGATGAACCGGCAATGAAACTTGACTTAATTCGACAATCAGTTCGTCGCTCTGGCAAAAGACATGTGCGCATCGAAAGGCCAGTTTACACGGAGGAAGAAGTATCGCGTTTATACGGACAAAACATTGAGGATGAATCGCTTATCAAACAGTTATCAACAAGGATCAAACAAAACTGCACATGTGCAGATATTTTGCAACGTTTTCTCTCCTTCTTTCCTGTTATATCATGGCTGCCAAAGTATCAAAGACATTATCTCCTGCGGGACATATCTGCGGGGATAACGCTGGGTATAATGCAGATACCTCAAG GTATGGCGTACGGTATGTTAACAACTCTTCCGCCAATCTATGGATTGTATGCATCGCTTATCCCTGTGCTCGTTTACTTTTTAATGGGCTCTTCAAAACACCTTAGCATTG GAACATTCGCCATTATATCGCTAATGGTTGGCGAGGTCgtgcaaaaaaatatgaatgtTAACTTTCCATCACGTTCAAATGGGACAACAGACTCGCAGTATGATCAACTGCTGGTAGAAAGTCGAATCGAATACGCTGTCACCGTCTCTTTTCTTGTTGGTGCGATCCAG tTCGTCCTTGGATTTTTTCGTGTCGGTTTTATCACAATCTTTCTCTCCGACCCTCTCATCAGCGGATTCACGACAGGAGCCGCTTTTCACGTTTTTAGCAGTCAAGTGAAACACTTCGTTGGTATAAGAATACCACGGGATAAAACAAGTGGTTACTTTAGCTTGTTCAAG ttgtaTGGATACATCTTCAGTCACATCAAGGAGACAAACATTGGTGCATTGACCATTGGCGTAGTAGCTACAATAATTTTATTCGTTGTGAAATATTTTACGCAAAAGTATAAGGAGAAAATAAAGTTTCCAATACCAGCCGAACTTATAGTA GTCATTTTAGGGACTGGATTGTCGTACGGATTCAAATTCAAAGAAACATATTCAATCCCTATTTTAGAAAATGTTCCAAAAGG ACTGCCACCTCTTTCTTCACCAAAGTTTTCCTACATGCAAGACATGATCATTGATTGCGTCAGCATCGCGGTTGTTTCATATGCTATCAGTGTGTCTGTAGCCAAATCCTTTGCGAAGAAAAACAACTATAAAGTTGATGCAAATCAG GAGTTATACGCATACGGTGCAGTAAATATGGTTGGAAGTTTTCTTTCATGCTTCGTTGCGTCAGCATCATTGTCTCGCTCACTCATACAAGAAAATTTGGGTAGCACACAG ctTGCTGGAATTTTTGCAAGTGCTCTGATTGTCCTTACACTAACTGTGCTAGCTCCACTGTTTGTGTATTTGCCCAGG GCAATTCTGGCTGCTATTGTTTTGGTTGCTTTAAAAGGACTATTCAAGCAATTTTCAAGGTTGAAGGTATTATGGAAGGCTTCTGTGATTGACATG GGTATTTGGATTGTGAGTTTTATAGCAGTTATTATATTTGGAGTTGATGTCGGTCTTGCGACTGGGTTGTTTGCCAATCTGCTGGTGTCTGTTGTGAGAAACTCCAG ACCATCAACAACATTAATGGGGCAAGTGAAAGGAACAGAAATTTATATGGATAAATTTCAAAACTCT ttatatGAAACCCCGGGTGTTAAAATTTTCCAATTTCACGCACCTCTGTTCTTTGCAAATGTGGAATTCTTTCAAGAAAAACTGTATGAGTCTACCGTTAATCCAAGTACTTGCATCCAAATGGCAGTACCAAGTTGTTTTCAAGCACCCACAGCGAGGAGTGATCCCGATAGCTCCAGTGATAAGTTCTTTATGGAGAATAATTCCTACGCCCCACCCTTAAAACAGAGAAGCTTTTCACAG TGTACTGAGAAGCGTAACGTACCTTTTATCCAAAGAAGTGGCTCGTTCGATTCTCCAAATAATCTTTCTACGAAAGTAGTTTATCAAGACGAATCGTGCCGACTTTTTTGTCCCACGCATACTATTATACTTGAATGTTCACAAATATGTTACGCCGACACGATGGGCGTGGCTATGATATCAACA GTTTGTAGcgaatttaaaaaagttgacGTAAATGTTTATTTAGCAAATTGTCCAG CGAAACTGCTAATCTCACTTGAGGCCAGTGGTTTTACAAGTACACATGGTTCCCAACATATCTTTGTGTCTACCCATGATGCAGTGCAGTTTTCTCTTTCAAAAGAACAC TTAAAAGGGATTTGTGAACCTCTGTTGAAGAATGTAAACAATGACGCGTCATATAATCTGATCGTTAGGGACGACAGCAGTTGCTCTTCTGCGCAG gCAACCAAAGAAGACGATGCTGAAAGTTTCAACCAATCAACGTCTGAGAAAGAAGTTGTGTAA
- the LOC130655324 gene encoding uncharacterized protein LOC130655324 — protein MLPEGIPLQVYLANKFGEKVAKQELKGQGPLAKAAKSVGIKFDPDRYVVNSIKSHLLLQFVFENYGPEKESEVRNLLCQQYFEEAVNLHSDKVLQMLAERCGVDKVKALEFFTSPTSVKRLHSEIQKTKKKGILGVPHFVIYIDGYNDKRPVTFSGGQNKSGFVDTFNKLLKEYHKANKTKH, from the exons ATGTTACCAGAAGGGATTCCGTTACAGGTCTATCTAGCCAACAAATTTGGAGAGAAAGTGGCTAAGCAAGAATTAAAAGGTCAAGGACCCCTTGCTAAAGCTGCTAAAAGTGTG GGCATAAAATTTGATCCTGACCGCTACGTTGTAAACTCTATCAAAAGTCATCTGCTGTTAcagtttgtttttgaaaattatggTCCAGAAAAGGAATCAGAAGTTCGCAATTTACTGTGTCAACAGTATTTTGAAGAGGCTGTCAATTTGCATTCCGATAAAGTTTTGCAAATGTTAGCTGAACGTTGTGGCGTAGATAAGGTGAAAGCTTTGGAATTTTTTACATCACCAACAAGTGTTAAACGATTACACAGtgaaattcaaaaaacaaagaagaaagGAATTTTAGGAGTGCCACACTTTGTTATTTATATTGATGGGTACAACGACAAACGACCTGTAACTTTTTCTGGTGGGCAAAACAAATCTggttttgttgatacatttaacaaattattaaaagaatatCACAAAGCCAATAAAACAAAGcattaa